The genomic segment tttattcccacactttgccttctgccagtccaGCAATTTTCTGTACATGCTTTTATCTTTCTAagggcttttatcttgtttaacagcctcatatgtggcgctcatgtgtggcaccttgtcaaaggctttcttaaaatccaaataaaacaacagccacagattctcctttgtctatcctgcctgttatttctacaaagaattccaactgatttgtcattTCCCATTAAGGAACTATGTtgcctttggcctattttatcacatggtGCCAAATAACCCAACActtaatggactctagcatcttgccagccactgaagtcaggctaactgcccATTCTTTGCTTTTTTGCTTCTTTTCCTTCTTACAGaatagtgacatttgcaattttccagtcctccggaaccattccagaatttagtgattcttgaaagatcaccactaatgcccccacaatctcttcagctacctctttcagaaccctggggtgtagtccatctggtccaggtgacttatccatttTCAGACCTTTCACTTCCCAAGTACCAGGGCGTAGTGTGTACGGTCCGAATCAAGGTGGTGGGGTCTGGGCCAGTGAGTGAGGAATGAACCACTGTTTGGCCATTCCTGGAGCGaacttggaggcaattcgattTGGCAGAACCAAGGTGAGGCGAGTGGAGGCAATGGGGCCTGGACTAGGTCTGAGAGCAAGGAAAGACCAGAGATTTGATCAATTTAAGTGCTGAGCTGAATTGGAAAAGTTGGATATGGGCTGGATTGAGGTGGTGGGGCACCAACCCCCTGAGGGTGTATTGAATCAGTAGGGTTTGGGTCCGGGCCCAAGAACAAGGTCTGGATGATTTAATcatcaggccagattgaaaaggacaCGGTGTCAGGACCAGAGACGAGGCAGAGTCTAGTTGAAATTGCTGCTTTTCTCCTCGCTGAACTTCAACTCATTACTCCACAAGGATTATTTatctctgtactgaactgtggTTGTGGCCTACAACTATCTCAGCGTGAACACACGTTTGTGAACTACAGTTCTGAAAGCTATCTGCTTACTTGTATTGTTTGCAgtctttttccttctctttttttctctgcacgttgggtgtttgacagtctagCTTTAATGGGTTTTATTGGGTTTATTtgtttttgtagctgcctgtaagaagacaattctcaaggttgtataaagtatactaaCTTTgctgataaatgtactttgacctgACTTGaccttttccttagtaatagtgACGAAACTCGCTTCTGCCCCTCCAACACACTTAAAATTCTggcatacacgaggaaatctgcagatgctggaaattcaaacaacaacacacacaaaatgctggtagaacacagcaggctaggcagcatctatagggagaagcgatgtcgacgtttcgggccaagacccttcgtcaggactggactgacgaagggtctcagcccgaaacgtcaacatcgcttctccctatagatgctgcctagcctgctgtgttctaccagcattttgtgtgtgttgttgtttgaattctggcatgctgctgatgatgtcttccacagtgaagactgatgcaaaatacttattcagttcatccatttcTTTGCTCTCCATTACTTCCTCTCAAGCATCATTTCCCAGCTGTTTTATGTCCACTCttgtctcttttactctttatttatcTGAAAAACTTTCAATATCctatttgatattattggctagattaccttcatattttgttttactcattatcatttctttatttgccttctgttggttgctgtctttgacttctcttgtcagccacatttgcttcatcctccttttagattgcttcttctttgggatgaaccaatcctgcatcttccaaatcatgcccagaaattccagccattgctgctctactgtcatccctgctagtgccccactcaaatcaattttggccagctcctccctcatgatcTCCAATTAACTTTATCATACTGTAGTAATGATACAGCCCATTTTATCTTCATCTGCTCAAACTGCAGGGCAAATTctaacatattatgatcactgtttcctaggAGTTTCTTTATCTTAAGCTTGCTAATCAAGTCCAATACAGTTGTATTCTTTGAGGCTAACAGCTCTCATGGAAGGGGATAGACACCAATGAACTAAATTAATCTAATAAATAGTATAAATTTTCAGTTGCCTACTTTGAAGGACAAGAGGAAATGGACTAAAAGGGATTACACATTTGAGAGCATCAGTAGCAACGTACATTTTTAATGTAGTAAAGCTAGAGATAAGTGACTATAAGAGTGTTTAAATGTCTAGAACTTTAATGCAATGCATTTAATGCAAACCTAATTGCATCAAGAACCATTTGCTGTATGCTGCTCTACAGTGTATAACCATTATTGATACCAAAGCTCTAATTAAGAAAATAAGAACTGAATGTCACCATTATAACATGGGTACAAAGCCTCTCCTCTgccttttaaataaataattcaggTTGATTTGCTGACTTATTAGCAGTGTTAATGTTAGCAACTGGTATTGACAAATATATTAGCACATTGATTTATGTCAATTTTCTTATTTTGATATGGCAATTTGCATTTAAATATGCCCTTATTTCCATTCCACTGAATAATATTAATGTTCCTTGATGGAATAGGAAGAGATGATTAgtacataaatttaaaaaaagtcagTCAGCAGGAGACTTGAGACTCAAACAGTCAACACATTAGATATTTTATTATTTCACTTGGAACACATCGAGTGTTATGTTTAAAGCAGATGTCCAGCTTtcctgagactgcaggaagcgTAAATGGACTCATCAGAGGGAATATTGGACTTGGCTGCATTTCATAATTGCAATTTCTTGGTGTTTTGGGTAGGCCAGTTGCTAgtccaagctgtgatgcatgcAGACAGGATGCTTTTTGGGGTGCATCTATAAAGCAATTGGTAAAGAGTCATCAGggacatgtcaaatttctttagcctgaggaagtagaagttgGTGAaggaaaaaaattttaaaaagctgcTAAGCTACAGATCAGAGATTAAAACTAAAGAATGTTGGAAAGGTtagacagaatctatggaaagtGAAACATTTATGCTTTGGACTGAAGATCCTTTAGCAGAACTAATAAAAAGTCAAAACTTGTTTTAAGTTGCAGGGAAGATGGAGGAGGGATGGAAAGGATACAGGGAATATCTCTGCTAAGGTGAGGACAGGATTGCCCTCTGTATACTGTATATTGTAGAGGTTAACTACAATAGATAGATTGAACTGATGAACTGATAGATTAACACAGCTAACAAGAATATTAGCCTCTAATGTGTTCTATATACCACGTTATTTATATAGTGAATGCAATTCAGTTTACCTGTATACACATATTCAATAGATGATAGCCAAGGATACGCAGCATCTGAATTTAAGATTTTAAGCGAATTTAAATACAGATACATGCTGCAGTTTTAAGATTTAAAAACAGAAACCAGTAAGTGTAAATTCAATGTCTTTTTGTAATGAACAAATCCTCAAAAATGTAGCATTCATAAAGGATTGAAATACTGTATACTATTTAGAAAATATAGTTTATTAAAATAAATGTCAACAAGAACTATGCAAGTTTGTAAAACCTTCAACATTGACACTTTACAAAAGTGAATACAAACAAGGTAGAAATTTCCTAAAATTCCAGTCTTGGAATATGAAtaatttttatttaaaatattttcttgcAATAGGTACAAGATAACTTCCTCCTATAAATTCATCAAGTGTTGCTTTGAGTCAGGCATTAGAGAAAACACTTCCTTTCCCATAATATTTAGCTGTGTGTGGGAAAAGCATCCTCCCACCTCAGTAACATCATTTTGCCAGCAGTACAGCAAAGATCACCAACTCATTCTTGTgtcttactttttttttaacttttttattgttttcttgtGTCTTACTTCTGATTTCCCGCTGttgcatttcacagtatgtttgatgcacatgtgacaaataaagctaaccttcgTAAATTCTTCCTTTTCCTAAAAAGCACCATTTCAGATACAGGACTGGCATTGTTCGCCTCTCTGCAAAGTTTGTCCGAGTGAACTATCAAGACATCAAAAACAAAATCAGCTGACGGAATCACTTGTGTTACATATGCTCAGTGCTCTCTTCGCCTTCTTAAATTTGCATTGAAGAAAAACTCTTGAAACACACAGACCTTCCTTCTTATTAACAGTTTCTCGGAAAACATACTCATTCACCAACACTTCATAGCCAGCAGATGTCAGGAGCTGTGCCACATACTCTGCAGTGAAAAGATACAAAAATGAATGTAGACAATAATGCTTTTTGTTCCACTAATTACATTCCTTTGATGTGTTTAGTGCTTCTTCCTAGTGATGGTTAACATGAAGGgatgccactttattagttaaggGATGGCAGTAAGTGCTAAATATCAGGATGTATTTCCATATACTTTTTGAGATTTCCTGGAATATGAGTCCATATTAAGGTTTCTCAGTACCGCTGCTTGCAGATTTGTACCACTACACCAGGGAAAATAAGATGTATGGAGAAATAGTAATGAAGAGCAGGCAAACTgcttattgtaaattgcccctaatgCAGGTGAGTACATTATAAAAATAATCAGAGGGGTTTATGGCATGCAAGGGAGAAATGGTCACAGGGAAATAAGAGGGGGATGAGATTAATATCAGTGGCACCCATTGTTAAGGAACCCCATAACCCAGGACAGGCccctttctcattactaccatcaagaaggtggtacagaagcctgaagacacactctcaatgtttcaaaaacagcttcttcccttccgtgATCAGATTTTTAATTGGACAATGAACCTCTAAACAGTAtctcagtatttttccctctcttttattGCACTatgtaatttaattttatatatacatacttactattgtaattcatagttcttattatgtattacaacatactgttgctgcaaaacaacaaatttcacaacatatgccagtgatattaaacctgattctgattccgtacTCTGAGAGTCAGCAAACTCGATGACTAAATGACCTCCTTATGCACTGTAAGGAATTATGAGAACACAAGTTTGGAACAATGGCAATCACAGGAAGAAAGTGCACAGGCCACATAGACGTCACCTGATGTAAGGATTGAATCCCCGCCGCTGGAGTTGTGCAGTGGCAGTTCTACCAGCTGTGCCTGCGTTTTAATGTTACTGCAGAAGATAAAACCACCTTCTGTAGGCAACATATCTAAATCGATAGAAGATTCCCAGGCTAATAAGAAATAAAGAGTAGCCCAAATATATTTTCTGGTTGAAGCATTAATAAAtgttgtgccacagggatcagtgttggggcatTAATCTTTTACAATTTAAATAACTGATTTCAAAGTACCAAAGATGTTGTTGCTGATTTGCTGATGAAGGTAAAGATAAATAGGAAggtaaattgtgcagaggatattaTGAGACCACAAATGAATACACAGCTAGCCACtgctgtagtggcatcagcaccagacttcaagGCAAATGATCTTGGGTTCGAATCTGTCCAGCTCCTTCCACGCTTTCCATCCCTGCTGGGTTCAGTGTCAAGCTAGCAATTTGGCCTCATAAAAAGTCAAATGCCACAGAAACTGCAAAAATGCCACCCAATGAGCCACATGgcatgaaaaggaacaacaacaaatgAATATAGATATGTTAAATCAAAGGGTAAAGTTCAGGTAAATTAGAGTATAATGTGAGATAGTTTATTTTGGCAAGAGATATAGATAAGAAGCATATTAtccaaatggtgaaagattgtggAGCTTTAAGATTCTGAGGGATTTGAATGCTTCTAATTTGGATGTCCATACATTTACACATTTCTTTCTCTAAAGGACATTGTGAATCAAACAGATTTTTAAATGATAATCTAATAGAGTTATAGTAACTAATATTGACATCAACCTTTTATTCATATGTAAATAACATAATTTAACTTGTGCACCTGCCAAAGCATGAGTTGAATTTATCTATGCATCACTGGTACAGACCTCAGGACTATAACCCAGTAACATTACCACTGTTCCCATTTCATTACAAAATGTCACCCAAATATAATTTTGATGGAACAaggttaaaaaaataaattttctGACACTCCTAAGAAACTACCCTTTCAGGTTCTCTTGGCTTTCTACAAAATTGTGCCATTGAGTCTGTCAAATGCATGCAAGCTCCATAAGGCCTTGATTTAACAATAACTTCCTTTTTGGTAAGGACAACAGTGACAGTGTCACAATTAGGCTCAACTTTCCTGTGACAAAATTCACAATATTTCCAAGGATTTCAGTTGCTGACTGCTGTTGGGAAACAGCTGCTGGCAGAACATCTAGTGGCAGGACCAAACATGAAAACCTTCCAGATGAAGAGTTATTTTGGTTGGCACTCAATTGATAGCATATCTTTTAGGGTTAATAATTCCAATAAACTCCAAGTACAGCCTCTATGTAGTTCAAATACAAATGTACTAATTGAAAGTTTCTTGAAAAGAAAACCATTAAACAatctcaccatcagaaaaaaagaAGGATCTGGTTCCGTCTTGTCGAACATAAAAGTTTGGGCCAAGTTTGTGTCCAGATTTGAATCTAAGCATGGCATGATCATATAGTCCATAATCTCTGAATAAGATGCATCCACCTGGTTTTAGTACCTGTCATACACAAGAATCAAAGTCACAGTTGCTATACCATTTACCATGAAGTGCTCCCAAGTGAAAAAAGTGTGAATATGTGAGTAATTCACCTGTTACAAAATATTTGGGTACATTCTAATTGAAATATTAGGCCTGAAAATATCTAAATCTTTAAAAGTAATACTGTTTATTTTAATGTATATAATGAACTTAATATTTTCATATAGAGCAGCAAAGTTAGCCATTGATTTCTTCAAGGATACATTAATAATTCTTCCAATTAAAAATAATCTTTTGTGCTGCTATGTTTAAATTAtaaaattagaatcaggtttattatcactggcatgtggcatgaaatttgttaatttagcagcagcagttcaatgcaatacataatctagcagagagttataaaaaaataataaaacataataataaacaagtaaatcagttacatttattgaatagattttaagaaaacatgcaaaaacagaaatactgcatatttaaaagaagtgaggtagtgtccaaagcttcaatgtccatttgggaatcagaaggcagaggggaagaagccgttcctgaattgctgagcgtgtgccttcaggcttctgtaccttcctaCCCAAGGGCATGccatgggtgctggaggtctttaataatggacgctgtttttctgagacactgttccctaaagatgtactgggtactttgtaggctagtgcacaagatggagctgactaaatttacaaccttctgcagcttcttttggtcctatgcagaagcccctccataccagataatgatgcagcctgtcagaatgctctgcacggtacaactatagaagtttttgagatcctcagagatcttgacacccaggaacttgaagatgctcactctctccacttctgatccctctatgaggattggcatgtgttccttcatctttcccatcctgaagtccacaatcagctcttttgtcttactgacgttaactgccagattgttgctgtaacaccactccactagttggcataactCACTccagtacgccctctcatcaccacctgagattctaccaacaatggttgtatcgtcagcaaatttacagattgtatttgagctatgccacacagtcatgtgtatatagagactagagcagtgggctatgcacacacccctgaggtgcgccagagttgatagtcagcgaggaggatatgttatcacgaATCCGCACAGACTGCGATCTTCTGGTTAGTACATCaagtatccaattgcagaaggagatacagaggcccaggttctgcaactcctcaatcaggattgtgggaatgatggtattaaatgctgagccatagttgatgaacagcatcctgacataggtgtttgtgttgtctaggtggtctaaagccgtgtggagagccattgagattgcttcTGCCGTTGATCTATTacgacgataggcaaattgcaatgggtccaggtccttgctgaggcaggagttcagtctagtcataaccaacctcttaaagcatttcaCCACTGTTAatatgagtgctaccgggcaatagtcattaaggcagcccacattattattcttaggcactgagaattgttgcctttttaaagcaagtgggaacttctgccatagcagtgagaggttgaaaatgtctttgaacactcctgctagttggttggcacaggttttcagagtcttaccaggtactccatcgggactttCTGCCTTATGagagttcactctctttaaaaagtctaacatcagcctctgagacagagatcacagggtcatcaggtgcagcagggatcttcacagctgtagttgtgttttccctttcaaagcatgcatagaaggtgtcgagttcatctggtagtgaagcattactgccattcatactattgggtttcactttataggaagtaatgtcttgcagaccctgccagtgTTCCTGTGCAGCTGATATCGCCTCTAACctcgtttgaaattgtctctttgcccttgaaatagccttccTCAAATCATACCtgcaggcctgggttgccagacttgaatgccacagacgacgtacctcctggttcatccatggcttttggcttaggaatgtacagtaagtctttgtaggcacacatccacacaggttttaaagaagtcggtaacaactgcagcatactcatccagattcaaagatgaatccctgaatacagtccagtccacagattcaaagcagtcctgtaggcgttGCTGTGTTTCCCTTGTCCAAATCTTCTTGGTCCAcattgctggtgctgcagtcttcagtctctgcctatactcagggagtagaagtacagccaggtgatcagacttcctgaagtgagggcgtggaatagcatggtaggcattgttggtggtgtagcaatggtccagtgtgttgtttcctctgttgatggtaattgcttagtgatttttttcagactggccttgctaaaatctcccaaaacaatggtgaaggcgttagggtacactgtttcgtgcatgttgatcccattattTAGATCATCTAAAGCTTGCTTGACATTggatgaggtggaatgtaaactgctaccagaatgaccccagagaaattctgtggtaggtaaaaagaacaacactttactgctagatattccaggtctggtgagcagaattgggacagcactgatatatttgtgcaagaagagttgatcatgaggcatactcctccacctctgcttttgagagactctatagatctagcCTGACAGTGTATAGTCAACCTGttgatctgaatcgctgcatcctgtacggaaggggttaaccaggattccatgaaacaaaggacaaaCTAATTGAGAAAAGGTAATAGATCCagtccatatatatatatatataaactgcaAGCTTTAATTTTAATTTCATCAGTTTGAAAAAATGACCACTAATATTAATTCTATTATATGCTACAGCAGTATAGAATTAGCTTGTGATTCATTAAGTACTTACTTTATAAATATTTTCTAAGGCCAACTGCATCTTCTCAGGATGAATAGCAGAGAGCACAAAAATCAGCATAACAACATCCACAGAATCAGCAGGCACATTCTCCAGTAAATCATCTTTTGTCAGGTCACACTGAAAGACCTTACATCTTTCAGAGTCATACAAGTGATTTTGCTTTAAAAACAAGAAACATTGCAATAGATGAAAAAATTCTGTGACGATTCTCACATCGATAGTCCTCTATAACATAAACTTGAATCATTATCACAGCTTACATGCTACTGTCACTTTAAATTACTTCCTATACTGCATAAAGTAGTTATTGAGTTATAAAATAATTTGAAACAAATGCTTGCCTtaacaaaacaaataaatactgtaTTCCACTGAAATTTGCCTCCATGTCAGAGacatgggtggggtggggggggaagacaCGATGCAAGCCTATAGAagtggggtgtagaggttttgctggctgggTCACGGCAGAACCCATTCTCTTTTTGGCATTAcggggctgcaaagaaaagagccaccAGGACCGAACCAGAGGCTGCAGAGCAAGCCTCCATGTGGCTATGAATCAAGAGTTATGACCCATGGacaatgctgctgggacacaagccagaaCCTAATTCACCCTGGGCAGGGACACCTGGGCAAAGGTGTCAGATGTTGAAATAACCCAAAACacccgatgaccccaggttacatcctGATGATATAATGATATATCGCAGGgcatcctaggatgtatctcagtatcataACAATGTTAGCTGTGGAATCGTGCTATATCCAACATAGAGGTGATGTTTTTTCCATTATAGCACTGAGGGCATTCAGAAATACTTTAACTGCTTGTACTTTGGTATGCTTTTCATTCTTAGATGTTAACGTAACAATGCAAATTGTCTGCTTCTGCTGCTGGTTTCAAGGTTcttatatttatatttgcatcaACATGACTTTTGTGTGCACCATTTATCATCTGTACACTTACGAGTTTATGATCAAGGCTACCTCCATCATATATTTAATACATTTCATTTTAAAGAATTTTGGCAGaaaagattataaagaaaaaaagcgTTAATacaaaaatcagaaatatttATATTAACATTTTACCTACCTTCACGAATTCTACAGCTCGGGGAGAGAAGTCACAAGCATAAATGAAAACATTTGGATCACACTCTAATAGAGGGAATAGACAGTTTCCAACTCCACAACCTGCTTCCAAGATGGTCAGTTTTTGATGCTCAAGCTGCAACAGAAAATTTACAGCAGCATTAACATAACAAAATAATACTGTGAGTTTCACTTAAAAACTGAACACCACCATCAGTGATAGAAGATAGGCTAAGAAAATAGGTGGAAT from the Hemitrygon akajei chromosome 20, sHemAka1.3, whole genome shotgun sequence genome contains:
- the LOC140713705 gene encoding tRNA N(3)-cytidine methyltransferase METTL6-like, whose product is MNYDVATNDPCTSQMFATEGIHDCTLRSNTVTYSESETPLPVTGNKGRILTPAEVEMLMKDQSLVSDFKQQKLEREAQKNWDLFYKRNSTNFFKDRHWTTREFEELKACRDLEHQKLTILEAGCGVGNCLFPLLECDPNVFIYACDFSPRAVEFVKQNHLYDSERCKVFQCDLTKDDLLENVPADSVDVVMLIFVLSAIHPEKMQLALENIYKVLKPGGCILFRDYGLYDHAMLRFKSGHKLGPNFYVRQDGTRSFFFSDEYVAQLLTSAGYEVLVNEYVFRETVNKKEGLCVSRVFLQCKFKKAKRALSICNTSDSVS